The following coding sequences are from one Streptomyces sp. NBC_01232 window:
- a CDS encoding TetR-like C-terminal domain-containing protein, protein MALIAAGFRSSDAAAALSRFWDDRYARCAVVVTRAADRGELPGPADSRALLVAATAPLYHELLLIRAVPDPTLPHRSARVAAAAARAGTFGTPQ, encoded by the coding sequence ATGGCTCTGATCGCCGCCGGATTCCGCTCTTCGGATGCGGCAGCGGCACTGTCACGCTTCTGGGATGACCGCTACGCACGGTGTGCGGTGGTCGTCACCCGAGCAGCCGACCGGGGCGAACTGCCCGGCCCCGCCGACAGCCGGGCGCTGCTCGTCGCGGCGACCGCCCCGCTCTACCACGAACTGCTGCTGATCCGGGCCGTCCCCGACCCGACGCTCCCGCACCGCTCCGCCCGGGTCGCCGCCGCGGCGGCCCGCGCCGGCACCTTCGGCACGCCGCAATGA
- a CDS encoding alpha/beta fold hydrolase has translation MRIEPTAALRHRTIEAPAGRLHLAEQGTGPLVLLVHGFPESWYSWRRQLPALAAAGYRAVAIDVRGYGRSSKPAATDAYRMLDLVEDNVAVVHALGEENAVIVGHDWGSSIAATSALLHPGIFRAVGLLSVPYAPPGGPRPSDIFGQIGGPEQEFYVSYFQEPGRAEAEIEPDVRSWLAGFYAALSADTMPAEDEPDPHFVARGGRLRDRFPAGPLPAWLGEDDLDIFAGEFERTGLTGALNRYRNMDRDWEDLAPHRGAPIKQPSLFIGGALDASTTWMSDAIDAYPITLPCLSASHLLEGCGHWIQQERPDEVNRLLTDWLAAIQS, from the coding sequence ATGCGAATCGAGCCGACCGCCGCACTCCGCCACCGCACCATCGAGGCCCCAGCCGGGCGCCTGCACCTGGCAGAGCAAGGCACCGGCCCGTTGGTCCTGCTCGTGCACGGCTTCCCCGAGTCCTGGTACTCCTGGCGCCGACAACTCCCGGCCCTCGCCGCCGCCGGGTACCGGGCAGTGGCGATCGACGTGCGGGGCTACGGCCGCTCCTCCAAGCCCGCCGCGACCGACGCGTACCGCATGCTCGATCTGGTGGAGGACAACGTCGCCGTTGTGCACGCCCTCGGCGAGGAGAACGCAGTGATCGTCGGCCACGACTGGGGCTCCAGCATCGCCGCCACCTCCGCCCTGCTCCACCCCGGAATCTTCCGGGCCGTCGGCCTGCTGAGTGTCCCGTACGCGCCGCCCGGCGGCCCCCGCCCCAGTGATATCTTCGGCCAGATCGGCGGCCCCGAGCAGGAGTTCTACGTCTCCTACTTCCAGGAGCCCGGCCGCGCCGAGGCGGAGATCGAGCCCGACGTCCGGAGCTGGCTCGCGGGCTTCTACGCGGCCCTGTCCGCCGACACCATGCCCGCCGAGGACGAACCCGACCCGCACTTCGTCGCCCGCGGCGGCCGGCTGCGCGACCGATTCCCCGCCGGCCCGCTCCCGGCATGGTTGGGCGAGGACGACCTCGACATCTTCGCCGGGGAGTTCGAGCGCACCGGCCTGACCGGCGCCCTCAACCGCTACCGCAACATGGACCGCGACTGGGAAGACCTCGCCCCGCACCGCGGAGCCCCGATCAAGCAGCCGTCCCTGTTCATCGGCGGCGCCCTGGACGCCTCCACCACCTGGATGTCCGACGCCATCGACGCCTACCCCATCACCCTCCCCTGCCTCTCGGCCTCCCACCTCCTGGAAGGCTGCGGCCACTGGATCCAGCAGGAACGCCCCGACGAGGTCAACCGCCTGCTGACCGACTGGCTCGCCGCGATCCAGAGCTGA
- a CDS encoding RICIN domain-containing protein, translating into MRRTFALLAAVIGMIGALATAPGAAAASSGATGEWQQWMINVAHEDSCMDDSPAHGLRAHTCNTASYQNGYQQWTVTAYPGGVRLRNVATGRCLDGSSAQGLRTHTCSSEAYNNGYQRWHAGTGADGYQWWNDAVSDKCIDMSANYGLRLHTCSWPSYQAGYQGWRQ; encoded by the coding sequence ATGCGTAGAACCTTTGCTCTGCTGGCCGCCGTCATCGGCATGATCGGGGCGCTCGCCACCGCGCCCGGCGCCGCGGCGGCGTCCAGCGGCGCGACCGGCGAGTGGCAGCAGTGGATGATCAACGTCGCGCACGAGGACTCCTGCATGGACGACAGCCCCGCCCACGGCCTCCGGGCGCACACGTGCAACACCGCGAGCTACCAGAACGGCTACCAGCAGTGGACGGTGACCGCCTACCCCGGCGGTGTCAGGCTCAGGAACGTCGCGACGGGCCGGTGCCTTGACGGCAGCTCCGCTCAGGGCCTCCGCACCCACACGTGCAGCTCCGAGGCCTACAACAACGGCTACCAGAGGTGGCACGCGGGCACCGGTGCGGACGGGTACCAGTGGTGGAACGATGCCGTCTCCGACAAGTGCATCGACATGAGCGCCAACTACGGCCTGCGTCTCCACACGTGCAGCTGGCCGTCTTACCAGGCGGGTTATCAGGGCTGGCGCCAGTGA
- a CDS encoding helix-turn-helix domain-containing protein gives MAGDDVTQTLAEMGPRLRVVRERRGVTLADVSRATGISPSTLSRIETGRRKPTLEVVLQLAKEYAVALDELAGTAPAPAAEPRSTASHSFGDDKAVLPLTPYVGGLHAHKHVLPAVAEPRGRPRQVSHEGCEWLCVLYGRLWLALGNQDLVLTAGEIVEFDTRTPHGVANAGSAGPVEYLIMFGPQGERPRLRTPPAAGRGTGDRKAAE, from the coding sequence GTGGCAGGTGACGATGTGACCCAGACGTTGGCGGAGATGGGGCCGCGGCTGCGGGTCGTGCGCGAGCGCCGTGGCGTCACACTCGCCGATGTCAGCCGCGCGACCGGCATCTCGCCCAGCACGCTGTCGCGGATCGAGACCGGCCGGCGCAAGCCCACCCTGGAGGTGGTGCTGCAGTTGGCGAAGGAATACGCAGTCGCCCTGGACGAACTGGCTGGCACCGCACCCGCCCCTGCGGCCGAGCCCCGCAGTACGGCGTCGCACAGCTTCGGTGACGACAAGGCGGTGTTGCCGCTGACCCCGTACGTCGGCGGCCTGCACGCTCACAAGCACGTCCTGCCTGCCGTCGCAGAGCCGCGCGGACGGCCCCGACAGGTGTCCCACGAGGGCTGCGAGTGGCTGTGCGTCCTGTACGGGCGGTTGTGGCTCGCGCTCGGAAACCAGGATCTCGTCCTGACTGCCGGGGAGATCGTCGAGTTCGACACCCGCACCCCTCACGGAGTCGCGAACGCCGGATCCGCCGGACCGGTCGAGTATCTGATCATGTTCGGGCCTCAAGGAGAACGTCCACGGCTGCGGACCCCTCCAGCCGCCGGCCGCGGGACTGGTGACAGGAAGGCCGCTGAATGA
- a CDS encoding NUDIX domain-containing protein translates to MTGTGDHAGVPFSRIRIRAGALVFCGNDVALIRRDRARSTHYTPPGGNVEDGEDLRQALHRELAEELGLDAEQAEGGDLLWVVDQRVTRPGPTPPPRKLHLIHRLHITPQIRATLAEFEQDELPDGSIETGVIEWVDYRRTAALPLFPPIGPALAALPDPRAAPAHTALEAVTDENYTWV, encoded by the coding sequence ATGACTGGTACTGGTGACCATGCGGGTGTCCCGTTCTCGCGGATCAGGATCCGGGCCGGGGCGCTGGTGTTCTGCGGCAACGACGTCGCCCTGATCCGCCGTGACCGTGCCCGGTCCACCCACTACACGCCGCCCGGCGGCAACGTCGAGGACGGGGAGGACCTGCGGCAGGCCCTGCACCGGGAACTCGCCGAGGAACTCGGCCTCGACGCGGAGCAGGCCGAGGGCGGCGACCTGCTGTGGGTCGTCGACCAGCGGGTCACCCGCCCCGGCCCCACCCCGCCGCCGCGCAAGCTCCACCTGATCCACCGCCTCCACATCACCCCCCAAATCCGTGCCACCCTCGCGGAGTTCGAGCAGGACGAACTCCCCGACGGCAGCATCGAGACCGGTGTCATCGAGTGGGTCGACTACCGCAGGACGGCCGCTCTGCCCCTCTTCCCGCCGATCGGGCCCGCCCTCGCGGCCCTGCCCGACCCCCGCGCAGCCCCCG
- a CDS encoding right-handed parallel beta-helix repeat-containing protein: MKRTSTLALTAALLASAAPLGLATMGAGTAHAAARTYFVSPSGNDSNSGTSTQAPFRTLQKAADSVEPGDTVSIMNGTYSERSAGSNVLTIKRSGLPGAPITFTAHPGHHPVIHPVKAWNGISVHGASYISIKNLEVKGNNAALTLAGAERESKKGDPTYNTNCISLEQDRSTGALSHHVEVTGNEVHGCAGGGISAIDSDHVTISGNHVHGTSWYAVYATSGISVLTPRDVGGGDAGTYKIRITGNRVHDNETKIKWEKCGCYSDGNGIIIDTLKGDADHPAYSGRVLVANNLSYDNGGSGIHSYKSQHVDIVHNTAYLNGRSPRMESYANIFAHDSTDVRLLNNIAYGRPGQATNSKSRNVDVTYDYNIYFGGKAPEVQGPNDVIADPKLTKAGTGADADFRLTKGSPAAHSGMPFAAVTTDFTGARRAGGAPDRGAYGFGAKNSGILGSASETASLGRQSDAPAGSGQSAGSDPAASPGVQAGDGTDSGSGLKPHSGSGPLAETGGSNPALPLSIAAVVLALGGGLLYAARRKRS; the protein is encoded by the coding sequence GTGAAACGCACGAGCACCCTCGCCCTGACCGCAGCACTGCTCGCTTCAGCCGCCCCGCTCGGCCTCGCCACCATGGGAGCCGGTACCGCGCACGCCGCAGCCCGCACGTACTTCGTCAGCCCCAGCGGCAACGACAGCAACTCGGGCACGTCCACCCAAGCTCCCTTCCGGACCCTCCAGAAGGCCGCGGACAGCGTCGAGCCGGGCGACACCGTCTCGATCATGAACGGCACGTACTCCGAGCGTTCTGCGGGGTCGAACGTGCTGACCATCAAGCGCTCCGGCCTCCCCGGAGCCCCCATAACCTTCACCGCTCATCCCGGTCACCATCCGGTGATCCACCCGGTGAAGGCGTGGAACGGCATCAGCGTTCACGGCGCCTCCTACATCTCCATCAAAAACCTAGAGGTCAAGGGCAACAACGCAGCCCTCACTCTGGCCGGAGCTGAACGAGAGTCGAAGAAGGGCGACCCCACCTACAACACCAACTGCATCTCCCTGGAACAGGACCGGTCCACGGGTGCGCTGTCGCACCACGTCGAGGTGACCGGCAACGAGGTGCATGGTTGCGCCGGCGGCGGCATATCGGCCATCGACTCCGACCACGTGACCATCTCCGGCAACCACGTGCATGGGACCTCCTGGTACGCGGTGTACGCAACCAGCGGCATCTCCGTCCTGACCCCGCGCGACGTAGGGGGCGGCGACGCCGGGACGTACAAGATCCGCATCACCGGCAATCGCGTCCACGACAACGAGACCAAGATCAAATGGGAGAAGTGCGGCTGCTACTCCGACGGCAACGGCATCATCATCGACACCCTCAAAGGCGATGCCGATCACCCCGCCTACAGCGGACGCGTACTGGTCGCCAACAACCTCTCCTACGACAACGGCGGCTCCGGCATCCACTCCTACAAGAGCCAGCACGTCGACATCGTCCACAACACGGCCTACCTCAACGGGCGCAGCCCCCGCATGGAGAGCTACGCCAACATCTTCGCGCACGACAGTACCGACGTGCGGCTGCTCAACAACATCGCGTACGGCCGGCCGGGGCAAGCGACGAACAGCAAGTCCCGCAATGTGGACGTCACCTACGACTACAACATCTACTTCGGAGGCAAGGCCCCCGAGGTCCAGGGCCCGAACGATGTCATCGCCGATCCGAAACTCACCAAGGCAGGCACCGGGGCGGACGCCGACTTCCGGCTGACCAAGGGCTCCCCCGCCGCCCACTCAGGTATGCCGTTCGCCGCCGTCACCACCGACTTCACCGGAGCCCGCCGGGCCGGCGGCGCGCCCGACCGGGGCGCCTACGGCTTCGGCGCCAAGAACAGCGGCATCCTCGGAAGTGCCTCCGAGACCGCCTCCCTCGGCCGGCAAAGTGACGCCCCCGCCGGGAGCGGTCAGTCCGCCGGAAGTGACCCCGCCGCCTCACCGGGCGTGCAAGCCGGCGACGGCACCGATAGCGGCTCCGGGCTGAAGCCGCACAGCGGAAGCGGTCCGCTCGCAGAGACAGGCGGCTCCAACCCGGCGCTCCCGCTCAGCATCGCGGCGGTGGTCCTCGCCCTCGGCGGCGGCCTCCTCTACGCGGCGCGGCGCAAGCGCTCCTGA
- a CDS encoding TetR family transcriptional regulator, with amino-acid sequence MAAARHRIEAATLTGGSVPDPPRVAWRKQMRQRVLDAARDLTCEAGWDQVSLSAVAARAEVSRPSVYKEFGNRAGLGRALVVRETQQFLAGVADALYPGVPDSHACLQAAILYVLQEADNQPLIRAVITAARKGSDSLLPYLTARADPIFDAGQILVQGWLATRYPQQHTESLQMAADVIVRMTISHLILPADEQHLTAQRLATAALKLLQ; translated from the coding sequence ATGGCGGCGGCAAGGCACCGGATCGAAGCGGCGACACTCACAGGTGGCTCGGTACCCGACCCCCCGCGCGTCGCCTGGCGCAAACAGATGAGGCAGCGCGTATTGGACGCCGCTCGCGACCTCACATGCGAAGCCGGCTGGGACCAGGTCAGCCTCTCGGCCGTCGCCGCCCGCGCCGAAGTGTCGCGCCCCTCGGTGTACAAGGAGTTCGGCAACCGAGCCGGCCTGGGCCGGGCGCTGGTAGTCCGTGAAACCCAGCAATTTCTGGCGGGTGTGGCCGATGCCCTCTATCCCGGCGTGCCCGATTCCCATGCCTGCCTCCAGGCGGCCATCCTGTACGTACTTCAGGAGGCCGACAATCAGCCCCTCATAAGAGCCGTCATCACAGCCGCCCGAAAGGGCTCCGACAGCCTCCTGCCCTACCTCACCGCCCGAGCGGACCCGATCTTCGACGCCGGTCAAATCCTCGTCCAGGGCTGGCTGGCCACGCGATACCCACAACAGCACACAGAGTCACTGCAGATGGCCGCAGACGTCATCGTCCGCATGACCATCAGCCATCTCATCCTGCCGGCCGACGAACAACACCTCACCGCCCAAAGACTGGCGACTGCAGCCCTGAAACTACTGCAGTAA
- a CDS encoding lytic polysaccharide monooxygenase auxiliary activity family 9 protein, translating into MSKTQTTAPSDLRADIRYRDDGKYTMYGISLRWQIGDNAPDHEAWPPPADWNEGNAPYPHLYEVWLNDELRQTVFLHWSSWNWMQSNSHWVDLGDQEPTGQLHVKIRAKVGGEFTPFTNVVAIGSERADLEKWAVRLPREKAPAPGRVDPRHGTANHPRSRAGAAIRDLDPSRICVEARRVNTSTDWHEVVPGADRMLADYPWNDAQKYLEYRKFFEGNTLASAGNPAFRGLDLAPEDTLGDWPVTELDTSAPTQTFTYDYMAYHQGESWSHRWFITRPSWVPSEGLSWQDLEPIPFLVEVHGAPREEESTSWEFASFPRRAGRAAIVDIWGGHGGPDTPNGENGGMTGEFFLSVSDVLLR; encoded by the coding sequence GTGAGCAAGACCCAGACCACTGCTCCGTCCGACCTTCGCGCGGACATCAGGTACCGCGATGACGGCAAGTACACGATGTACGGGATCAGCCTGCGCTGGCAGATCGGGGACAACGCCCCCGATCACGAGGCCTGGCCCCCACCGGCGGACTGGAACGAGGGCAACGCGCCATACCCCCACCTGTACGAGGTATGGCTCAACGACGAGCTGCGGCAGACGGTCTTCCTCCACTGGTCCTCATGGAACTGGATGCAGTCCAACTCCCACTGGGTCGACCTGGGGGACCAGGAGCCGACAGGGCAGCTCCACGTCAAGATCCGCGCCAAGGTAGGCGGTGAGTTCACGCCGTTCACCAACGTGGTCGCCATCGGCTCGGAGCGGGCCGACCTGGAGAAGTGGGCGGTGCGCCTGCCCCGCGAGAAGGCCCCGGCGCCCGGCCGGGTGGATCCGCGGCACGGCACGGCCAACCATCCGCGCAGCCGGGCCGGCGCCGCGATCCGCGACCTGGACCCCTCACGGATCTGCGTCGAGGCGCGCCGCGTCAACACCAGCACCGACTGGCACGAAGTGGTGCCGGGGGCTGACAGGATGCTCGCCGACTATCCGTGGAACGACGCGCAGAAGTACCTCGAGTACCGCAAGTTCTTCGAGGGGAACACCCTTGCGTCCGCGGGGAACCCGGCGTTCCGCGGTCTGGACCTGGCCCCGGAAGACACGCTCGGGGACTGGCCCGTGACGGAGCTGGACACCTCGGCCCCCACCCAGACCTTCACCTACGACTACATGGCGTATCACCAGGGTGAGAGCTGGTCCCACCGGTGGTTCATCACCCGCCCCAGCTGGGTTCCCTCGGAAGGCCTGAGCTGGCAGGACCTGGAGCCGATCCCCTTCCTGGTCGAGGTGCACGGTGCGCCCCGGGAAGAGGAATCCACCAGCTGGGAGTTCGCCTCATTCCCGCGCCGGGCCGGGCGGGCGGCGATCGTGGACATCTGGGGCGGCCACGGAGGACCGGACACCCCGAACGGTGAGAACGGCGGCATGACCGGCGAGTTCTTCCTGTCCGTGTCCGACGTGCTCCTGCGGTAG